A stretch of the Esox lucius isolate fEsoLuc1 chromosome 2, fEsoLuc1.pri, whole genome shotgun sequence genome encodes the following:
- the si:dkey-56m19.5 gene encoding translation initiation factor IF-2, translated as MGGKLSKKKKGYDVSDPKDKKEEEITVAAVSAIDVVANAVESKVPAPVAELAAKAAPTVSAAFEEGVESTAAAKTEVTKEDLSAVEPVAKGATAEPPAVSNEPVGATAEEPVAPEKTAAPEEPAAAQEEQAPSAAQEAQAPAAAQEEQAPAAAQEEQAPAAAKEEQAPAAAQEEQAPAAAQEEQAPVSVQEEQVPATTQEEQAPATAQEEPAPAAAQEEPAPAGTQEEQAPAAAQEEQAPAAAQEEQAPAATQEEKAPAAAQEEKAPAAAQEEQAPAAAQEEQAPAAVQEEQAPAAAQEEQKPATAQEEQKPATAQEEQKPEAAQEEQKPEAAQEEPEPPAAPEKPVTPEEPVMAVAPALVAELPVKATPVVCVALEAVVGSAAATTEATEEAQSVPEAVVKGATVKPEKPTAVADKAVASPIEPELPEETVATKEESGVADEKPDTPKEPVALEEPVPATDEPAAATGEPAAEPAEELVVSMTASLELAATSEEPTPEVEPEAVPEAEEQVTNEAAEIIDAKQLESAAPEVEPETVTVEVPVPEAVAEPPVEAEAAPLTSGKETAPAPESVSEPASDELPAPIDEATAEPEPEAVEAKAVTEEAEPKATEPKAAEASAALLEEAANNAEPIPEIVISESATPAAADEASAELEEAVLENREAISTKEAAADSVVTEVNGECQEQAVKPAAKSSPEPQQEERVNGIDKPEKAVKVQNDCELKKDLNLTDDIQIPEAISEEISQAVNLV; from the coding sequence ATGGGAGGAAAGCTGAGCAAGAAGAAGAAGGGGTATGATGTCAGCGACCCAAAGGacaagaaggaggaggagattaCTGTGGCTGCTGTGAGTGCCATTGATGTCGTCGCCAATGCCGTGGAAAGCAAAGTGCCGGCCCCAGTTGCTGAGTTGGCAGCGAAAGCTGCTCCTACCGTGTCTGCTGCATTTGAGGAAGGCGTGGAGTCGACAGCGGCAGCCAAAACAGAAGTGACAAAAGAGGACCTGTCAGCTGTAGAACCAGTGGCCAAGGGAGCCACTGCAGAGCCACCAGCGGTATCAAACGAACCTGTGGGAGCAACAGCAGAAGAACCAGTGGCTCCAGAAAAAACAGCTGCTCCAGAAGAACCTGCAGCAGCACAGGAGGAGCAAGCACCTTCGGCAGCACAGGAGGCGCAAGCACCTGCGGCAGCACAGGAGGAGCAAGCACCTGCTGCAGCACAAGAGGAGCAAGCACCTGCTGCAGCAAAGGAGGAGCAAGCACCAGCTGCAGCACAGGAGGAGCAAGCACCAGCTGCAGCACAGGAGGAGCAAGCACCTGTGTCAGTACAAGAGGAGCAAGTACCTGCGACAACTCAGGAGGAGCAAGCACCTGCGACAGCACAGGAGGAGCCAGCACCTGCTGCAGCACAGGAGGAGCCAGCACCTGCTGGAACACAGGAGGAGCAAGCACCTGCTGCAGCACAGGAGGAGCAAGCACCTGCTGCAGCCCAGGAGGAGCAAGCACCTGCGGCAACACAGGAGGAGAAAGCACCTGCGGCAGCACAGGAGGAGAAAGCACCTGCTGCAGCACAGGAGGAGCAAGCACCTGCTGCAGCACAGGAGGAGCAAGCACCTGCTGCTGTACAGGAGGAGCAAGCACCTGCTGCAGCACAGGAGGAGCAAAAGCCAGCGACAGCACAGGAGGAGCAAAAGCCAGCGACAGCACAGGAGGAGCAAAAGCCAGAGGCAGCACAGGAGGAGCAAAAGCCAGAGGCAGCACAGGAAGAGCCAGAGCCACCCGCTGCACCAGAAAAGCCTGTAACCCCAGAAGAGCCAGTGATGGCTGTGGCACCAGCCTTGGTTGCTGAGTTACCAGTAAAAGCTACTCCTGTGGTGTGTGTTGCACTGGAGGCCGTGGTGGGATCGGCAGCAGCCACCACAGAAGCAACAGAAGAAGCCCAGTCAGTTCCAGAGGCAGTCGTCAAAGGAGCTACCGTAAAGCCAGAAAAGCCTACAGCAGTAGCAGACAAAGCAGTTGCATCCCCAATAGAGCCTGAACTACCAGAGGAGACAGTGGCAACAAAGGAAGAATCTGGGGTAGCAGATGAGAAACCAGACACACCAAAAGAACCTGTGGCACTGGAAGAACCAGTTCCAGCAACAGACGAACCAGCAGCTGCGACCGGTGAACCAGCAGCTGAACCTGCTGAAGAACTAGTAGTCTCCATGACAGCCTCTTTGGAGCTAGCAGCAACATCAGAAGAGCCAACACCAGAGGTGGAACCTGAGGCTGTTCCTGAAGCAGAAGAACAAGTTACAAATGAGGCAGCAGAGATTATAGACGCTAAACAACTTGAGTCTGCGGCCCCAGAGGTTGAACCAGAGACTGTTACAGTAGAGGTCCCAGTGCCTGAGGCTGTGGCAGAGCCACCAGTAGAGGCAGAGGCAGCTCCACTCACCTCAGGGAAGGAGACTGCACCTGCACCAGAATCTGTCTCCGAACCAGCCTCTGACGAGCTCCCTGCACCTATAGATGAAGCCACTGCAGAGCCCGAACCTGAAGCTGTTGAGGCCAAGGCAGTAACAGAGGAAGCTGAGCCAAAGGCAACTGAGCCAAAGGCAGCAGAGGCTTCAGCTGCTTTGCTGGAAGAGGCAGCCAACAACGCAGAACCCATCCCTGAGATTGTCATCTCAGAATCGGCTACCCCTGCTGCTGCAGATGAGGCTAGTGCTGAGCTAGAGGAAGCTGTGCTGGAAAACAGGGAAGCGATTTCCACAAAGGAGGCTGCTGCTGATTCTGTAGTCACTGAGGTCAATGGGGAGTGTCAGGAGCAGGCGGTCAAGCCAGCTGCCAAGTCCTCCCCAGAGCCGCAGCAAGAGGAACGTGTCAACGGCATTGACAAGCCGGAGAAGGCTGTCAAGGTGCAAAATGACTGTGAACTAAAAAAGGACTTGAACCTGACTGACGACATTCAGATTCCTGAGGCCATCAGTGAGGAAATTAGTCAGGCGGTTAACTTGGTCTGA
- the dync1li2 gene encoding cytoplasmic dynein 1 light intermediate chain 2 isoform X2: MAPVLEKKLLGAAGAGDTMENNTEDEEGQNLWTLILSEVSTRSSSKLPSGKNILVFGEDGSGKTTLMAKLQGAEHNKKGRGLEYLYLNVHDEDIDDLTRCNVWILDGDLYHKGLLKFAVTAESLNDSLAVFVADMSRPWTIMESLQKWASVLRDHVDKLKIPPEEMREMEQRMVKAFQEYTEPEGADPASPQRRGPPAGGDDEGVVLPLGDNVLTHNLGIHVLVVCTKCDAVSVLEKEHDYREEHFDFIQSHIRRFCLQYGAALIYTSVKEEKNLDHLYKYIVHKTYDFQFTTPALVVEKDAILIPSGWDNEKKIAILHENFTTVRPEDPFEDFIIKPPIRKLVHDKEINAEDEQVFLMKQQSLLAKQPATPTRGTTESPGRAASGSPRPTGRTGPTNVASVSPMTTVKKPDPNMKGAAANEGVLANFFNSLLSKKTGAPGSPGAAGAGSPGSVKKTEAGFD; encoded by the exons ATGGCTCCCGTTCTGGAGAAGAAGCTCCTGGGCGCAGCCGGGGCAGGCGACACTATGGAAAATAACACTGAAGACGAGGAAGGACAAAACCTATG GACTTTAATTCTCAGCGAGGTTTCCACACGTTCAAGTTCTAAGTTGCCATCCGGGAAAAACATATTGGTTTTTG GGGAAGATGGGTCAGGAAAAACAACACTTATGGCAAAACTTCAAGGAGCAGAACACAATAAGAAAGGACGAGGGCTGGAATATCTGTATCTGAATGTCCATGATGAGGACATAGATG ACCTTACACGTTGTAACGTGTGGATCCTAGACGGAGACTTGTATCACAAAGGCCTCCTGAAGTTTGCTGTGACAGCAGAGTCCCTGAACGACAGCTTAGCAGTGTTTGTGGCAGACATGTCAAGGCCGTGGACCATTATGGAGTCACTCCAGAAGTGGGCCAGTGTGTTACGTGATCATGTGGACAAGCTCAAGATCCCACcggaggagatgagagagatggaacaGAGGA TGGTAAAGGCCTTCCAGGAGTACACAGAACCGGAGGGGGCTGACCCAGCCTCCCCGCAGAGACGTGGTCCTCCTGCGGGGGGTGATGATGAGGGCGTGGTGTTACCACTTGGGGACAACGTACTCACACACAACCTGGGCATCCATGTACTAGTAGTTTGCACAAAA TGTGATGCAGTCAGTGTCTTAGAGAAGGAGCATGACTACAGAGAAGAGCACTTCGATTTCATTCAGTCCCACATCCGACGATTTTGCTTACAGT ATGGTGCTGCCTTGATCTACACCTCCGTCAAAGAGGAGAAGAACCTGGATCACCTCTATAAATACATAGTGCACAAAACATACGACTTCCAATTTACCACGCCTGCCTTAGTGGTGGAGAAGGACGCTATTTTGAT TCCATCTGGATGGGACAATGAGAAGAAAATTGCAATTTTGCATGAAAATTTCACGACAGTGAGACCTGAAGACCCCTTTGAAGACTTCATTATTAAGCCTCCAATACGAAAG CTGGTTCATGATAAGGAGATAAACGCGGAGGATGAGCAGGTGTTCCTTATGAAGCAACAG TCATTGTTAGCCAAGCAGCCTGCCACACCGACCAGAGGAACAACC GAATCTCCTGGACGGGCTGCTTCTGGTTCTCCTCGGCCCACTGGACGTACAGGCCCTACCAATGTGGCCAGTGTCTCGCCAATGACTACAGTGAAGAAACCTGACCCAAACATGAAGG GCGCAGCAGCAAATGAGGGAGTCCTGGCCAACTTCTTCAATAGCTTGTTGAGTAAAAAGACTGGTGCCCCTGGGAGTCCAGGAGCTGCAGGAGCAGGATCTCCAGGATCTGTCAAGAAAACTG AAGCCGGTTTTGACTGA
- the dync1li2 gene encoding cytoplasmic dynein 1 light intermediate chain 2 isoform X1, whose translation MAPVLEKKLLGAAGAGDTMENNTEDEEGQNLWTLILSEVSTRSSSKLPSGKNILVFGEDGSGKTTLMAKLQGAEHNKKGRGLEYLYLNVHDEDIDDLTRCNVWILDGDLYHKGLLKFAVTAESLNDSLAVFVADMSRPWTIMESLQKWASVLRDHVDKLKIPPEEMREMEQRMVKAFQEYTEPEGADPASPQRRGPPAGGDDEGVVLPLGDNVLTHNLGIHVLVVCTKCDAVSVLEKEHDYREEHFDFIQSHIRRFCLQYGAALIYTSVKEEKNLDHLYKYIVHKTYDFQFTTPALVVEKDAILIPSGWDNEKKIAILHENFTTVRPEDPFEDFIIKPPIRKLVHDKEINAEDEQVFLMKQQSLLAKQPATPTRGTTESPGRAASGSPRPTGRTGPTNVASVSPMTTVKKPDPNMKGAAANEGVLANFFNSLLSKKTGAPGSPGAAGAGSPGSVKKTGQKPVLTDVQAELDRMTRKPDAMVTTNNTPPTENEA comes from the exons ATGGCTCCCGTTCTGGAGAAGAAGCTCCTGGGCGCAGCCGGGGCAGGCGACACTATGGAAAATAACACTGAAGACGAGGAAGGACAAAACCTATG GACTTTAATTCTCAGCGAGGTTTCCACACGTTCAAGTTCTAAGTTGCCATCCGGGAAAAACATATTGGTTTTTG GGGAAGATGGGTCAGGAAAAACAACACTTATGGCAAAACTTCAAGGAGCAGAACACAATAAGAAAGGACGAGGGCTGGAATATCTGTATCTGAATGTCCATGATGAGGACATAGATG ACCTTACACGTTGTAACGTGTGGATCCTAGACGGAGACTTGTATCACAAAGGCCTCCTGAAGTTTGCTGTGACAGCAGAGTCCCTGAACGACAGCTTAGCAGTGTTTGTGGCAGACATGTCAAGGCCGTGGACCATTATGGAGTCACTCCAGAAGTGGGCCAGTGTGTTACGTGATCATGTGGACAAGCTCAAGATCCCACcggaggagatgagagagatggaacaGAGGA TGGTAAAGGCCTTCCAGGAGTACACAGAACCGGAGGGGGCTGACCCAGCCTCCCCGCAGAGACGTGGTCCTCCTGCGGGGGGTGATGATGAGGGCGTGGTGTTACCACTTGGGGACAACGTACTCACACACAACCTGGGCATCCATGTACTAGTAGTTTGCACAAAA TGTGATGCAGTCAGTGTCTTAGAGAAGGAGCATGACTACAGAGAAGAGCACTTCGATTTCATTCAGTCCCACATCCGACGATTTTGCTTACAGT ATGGTGCTGCCTTGATCTACACCTCCGTCAAAGAGGAGAAGAACCTGGATCACCTCTATAAATACATAGTGCACAAAACATACGACTTCCAATTTACCACGCCTGCCTTAGTGGTGGAGAAGGACGCTATTTTGAT TCCATCTGGATGGGACAATGAGAAGAAAATTGCAATTTTGCATGAAAATTTCACGACAGTGAGACCTGAAGACCCCTTTGAAGACTTCATTATTAAGCCTCCAATACGAAAG CTGGTTCATGATAAGGAGATAAACGCGGAGGATGAGCAGGTGTTCCTTATGAAGCAACAG TCATTGTTAGCCAAGCAGCCTGCCACACCGACCAGAGGAACAACC GAATCTCCTGGACGGGCTGCTTCTGGTTCTCCTCGGCCCACTGGACGTACAGGCCCTACCAATGTGGCCAGTGTCTCGCCAATGACTACAGTGAAGAAACCTGACCCAAACATGAAGG GCGCAGCAGCAAATGAGGGAGTCCTGGCCAACTTCTTCAATAGCTTGTTGAGTAAAAAGACTGGTGCCCCTGGGAGTCCAGGAGCTGCAGGAGCAGGATCTCCAGGATCTGTCAAGAAAACTG GGCAGAAGCCGGTTTTGACTGACGTCCAGGCAGAGTTGGATAGAATGACTCGCAAACCGGACGCCATGGTTACCACTAACAACACACCACCAACAGAGAACGAAGCGTGA